The sequence TCAGCCTGGAAGGCCTCTTCGGCGCGGCCGTAGGCCCAGTAGGCGGACAGGGACATCCGCCGGCGGTCCACTCCGCGGACGTCCGCGAGATATCGGCGCAGATCCTTCACCATCTCCCGCTCGCCGTGGGCGAACACCTGGACGTCGCCCTCGCGCCAGGGCGCCTCGATGACCGCGTGGGCCAGTTTGGTGGACTCCGGCGTGAAGATGCCGCCGCGGTGCAGCCAGGTGACCTCGATGCCCTCTGGGGCGGTCAGGGCGACCTCGTCCTCCGGCCCGGTGGCCTCGATGATGGCGAGGCCGACGGCGTCCGAGGGCATGGCCTCCAGCGCGGAGGAGATGGCGGGAACGGCTGACTCGTCCCCGGCCAGCAGGTGCCAGTCGGCCGCCGGGTCCGGGAGGTACATCCCGCCGGGGCCCCCGAAGGTGACGGGGTCGCCGATCCTGGCGTTGGCCGCCCAGGGGCCGGCGAGGCCCTCGTCTCCGTGCACCACGAAGTCGACGGTGAGGGTGCCCGCGCGATGGTCCACGGACCGCACCGTGTAGGTGCGGCGCACGGGCATCTTCTCCGGGGGCAGGGTCTCGCGGAGATTCTCCATGTCATAGGGCATCGTCAGGCCCAGCGCCGGATCCGCGAACATCAGCTTGATGTACTTGTCCGTGGCGTCCTTGTCCTGGTAGTCCGCGAACCCCGGCCCGCCCAGCGTCAGGCGCACCAGGTGCGCGCTGATCCGCTCGGTGGCGACCACCTCGAGCAGGACCGGCGGCTTGGGCTGGCGCGGAGGACGGGCACCACCGCGCACGGAGGGGGACGTAGACATGGAGTCCTCTTTCGGAGTCGCTGACGCATTCAGTTCGACCGTACGTCATTTCACGCCGGCACCCCCTGCGGTTACCCGGCGGGCGGAATCCGGGCGGTCCTCAGCGCCGGAAGGCGGCACCGCGGTGGTCGTCCGCCAGGCGCGGGCCGGCGCCCAGGATCACCTCGCGGAGGGTCCCGACGCCGGCCCCCTCGGCCGGTTCTTCCGGCAGCAGTCCGCGCCGCCGCAGCTCGGGAGACACCAGGTCTGAGAACCGCTCGAGGTCCGCGGGGCGGACGGCCGCCGAGATGTTGAAGCCGTCCACGTCCGTGGCCTCCTGCCAGCGGATCAGCTCGTCGACCACGGTCTGCGGAGAGCCGGCGATCACCGGTCCGCGGCCGCCGATGGCGATGAACTCGGCGAGGTCCCGCACCGTCCAGGTCCGGTCTGGCGACAGCTTGGTGAAGGCCGCGAGCGCCGACTGGTTCGCCTCGGTCTTGATGTACTCCAGCGGGGCGTCCGGATCCGAGCCGTCCAGGTCCACCCCGGTCCATCCGCCGAACAGGGCCAGGGCGCCATCGATGTCCACGAACTCCCGGTAGCCCTCGAGCCGGGCTTGGGCCTCCTCGTCCGTGTCCGCGACCACCACGGTGGCCATGGTGAAGATCCGGATGGCGTCCCGCGTGCGCCCGCGCTCGGCCAGTCCGGCGCGGATGCCGTCCACCCACTGGCGGACAAGGGAGGTGGTGTTGCCGATCAGGAAGATGGCCTCGGCGTGGTCCAGGGCGAAGTCCTGACCGCGCTTCGAGGCCCCTGCCTGGAACAGGAAGGGGGTGCCCTGGGGGCCGGGATGGGTCAGGGCCTGGTCCGGCACGGAGAAGAACGTGCCCCGGTGGCCCACGGGGTGGACCTTCTCCGGATCCACGAAGACGCCGCGTTCCCGGTCGGCCACCACGGCCCCCTCCTCGAAGGATCCTTCGAAGAGCTTGTACATCACCTCCAGGTACTCGTCCGCGCGGTCGTAGCGCTCGTCATGCGGGATCTGCTGGTCCATGCCGAGGTTCCGGGCCGCCGAGTCCTGGTAGGAGGTCACCACGTTCCAGGCGATGCGGCCGCGGGTCAGGTGGTCCAGGGTCGCGAAGGTGCGGGCGAGCAGGTACGGCGCCTCGTAGGTGACGGAGGCGGTGATCCCGTAACCGAGGCGCTCGGTCACGGCGGCCATGGCGGGCACCACCACGAGCGGGTCCAGCAGGGGAACCTGCACGCCGCCCCGCAGCGTGGCGTCGGTGGAGTCCCGGTAGACGTCATACACGCCGGGGATGTCCGCCAGGAAGAGGGAGGCGAACCCGCCCCGCTCCAGGGTGCGGGCCAGCCCCGTCCAGTACTCCAGGGTGTCGAACCCGGAAACCCCGGACTCCGGGTGCCTCCAGAGGCCCGGGGACTGGTGCACCGGGACCATCATGTCGAAGGCGTTCAGGAGGAGGGGGCGGGTCATACAGTCGTCCTTTCAGACGTATTCTCGGCGGGACGATCGGGGTCAGTTGCAGCGCCTGCTGTGGTGCCGGCTGCGGCGAGTTGCTCGGAGGACAGTGCGGGATCGCCCAGCACCGGGACGGCGTGCAGGTCCGTGAGCTCCGTGCCGCGTTGCTGGCTGGCCGGATCCTTCGCCGCCAGCGCGGCGGCGACAGAGATGACGGACAGCACCGTCAGGTAGCCGGCGATCAACCATGGAGCTTCCCCGCCGGCGGCGAACAGTAGGGCAGCGATCATCGGCATCAGCCCGCCGCCCAGGACGGTGCCGACCTGGTAGCCCAGGCTCACGCCCGAGTACCGGACGTGGACGGGGAACTGCTCGGCGAACCACGCCGCCTGCGGCCCGTAGATCGCGTCATGGATGACGTTGATGCCCAGGATCACCACGAGGGGCAGGAAGGCGAGGGGGCCGGCGTCGAGGAAGGCGAAGAGGACCCAGCCAAAGACCCCGATGGCGGCATAGGCGGCCGCGGACATGATCCGGCGGCCGATCCGGTCGGACAGCCAGCCCCAGAACGGCGTGGAGAACAGGCCGATGGCCGAGGCCACCATCACCGCGGTCACGCCGGAGGAGCTGTCCTCTCGCACGTCCCTCAGGTAGGTCAGCATGTACACGGTGACGAGGTAATAGATGGCGTTCTGGGCCAACCGCAGGCCGATGGTGACCAGCAGTGGCCGCCGGTGGTGGACCAGTAGCTCCTTCAGGGGTGCCTTGGCCACATTGCCCGAGGCCTGGTGCTCCAGGAACTCCGGGGCATCGGCCACGCCGAGCCGGATCCACAGGCCGACGGCCACCAGCAGCGCGGAGAGCAGGAACGGGATGCGCCAGCCGAAGGCGGCGAACTGCTCGGCGCTCATGATGTTCTGCATGATGAAGAACGCGCCGGTGGCCAGCAGCATGCCGGCGGAGGAGCCGATCTGAGTAAAGGATCCGAAGAAACCGCGGTGCCGTGCCGGCGCATGCTCCACGCTCAGCAGCGCCGAACCGCCCCATTCGGCCCCGGCGGACAGGCCCTGGAGGATCCGCAGGATCACCAGCCCGACGACGGCCCACCAGCCGATGACTTCGAAGGTGGGCATCAGCCCGATCAGGGTGGAGGCCACCCCCATCAGCACCAGGGACGCGACCAACAGCGCCTTGCGGCCGATCCGGTCCCCCAGGTGCCCGGCGATGATCCCGCCCAGCGGTCGGGCGATCACCCCAACGGCGAGGGTCGCGAAGGAGGCGACGATCCCGCCCAGTTCGGTGGCCATCGGGAAGAACTGGACGTTGAAGATCAGCGCCGCTGCCGTGCCGTAGAGGTAGAAGTCGTACCACTCGATGGTGGTGCCGGCGAAGGCGGAGGCCAGGACCCGCTTCTTGCCGGAGAGGATGTTCGTGGACGCCATCAGCCCTGGCCGCCCTTCGCATCGCCGATCGCGTTGAGCCCCTCGGGCAGGGTCCCGTTGATCCAGTAGTCCCCCAGGGACCGGGCCCGGAAGGCGATGGGGTTGTGCGTGGCCACGGTCTGGGCGTTGCGCCAATGGCGGTCCAGGGCCTTCTTCGTGGAGGTGGCGGAGGCGCCCACGGTGAGGAACAGGTCCTGGGCGGCTCCGATGCCCAGCTCCGGCACCGTGATGGTGGCGTGTTCGATGGCCAGCTCGGAACCGTAGAGCTCGGCGGGCACGTCACCGGTGAAGTCCGGACGGTCGGCTCCTGCGGCCTCGGCGGCGGCGATGCCGGCATCCAGCGCGCGGGCGGCGTGGAGCACCGTGGCCTCGGCGGTGAAGGCCTTCCCGGCGATGCGGCCGGCGGCCTCCTGGATCAACGGATCCTCACGGAACGGCAGGCCGGACCCAGTGTTGAAGGTGCGCTTGCGAGAGGCGATGGTCGCGACGGCATCCCGCCGGGAGGCACGGGCGATCCCGGCCAGGACCGCCAGCAGCACGAGCTGGAAGAAGGCGGCCTCGTGGACGGCCTCGGCAGACCCGGGTACCCGATCGAGCACGCTGTGGGCGGGCACCGTGACCTTCGTGAAGGTCGCCGTGCCGGTGCCCGTGAGCTTCTGGCCGAAGCCATCCCAGTCGTCCTCCAGGACGACCCCCTCGGCGTCGGTGGCCACCACGGCGAACTGCCGGCCGTCGAGCAGCGCGCCGTCGGCGTCGGCACGGGCGGCCGAGACGCGGGTGTAGTCGGAGAAGATAGAGGCGGTGGCGTAGAACTTCTGCCCGTTGAGCTCCATCCCGTCGGAAGTCGGGGTCAGCGTGGTGTTCAGACCGCCCAGCGCATTGCCACCCTTCTCCGTGGAGGCGTTGCCCACCGTGGCGCCGGCCAGGACCAGCGGGTACCAGGCGTCCTGGATGTCCCGCGGCTGGAAGCGCAGGGCCTCGAGGAAGCCGTAGTGGGAGCGGTAGATGTGGGCCACGTTGGAGTCGGCCTCGGCCAGGTCGATCAGCAGGTGAAAGAAATCCTGGAGGCTGACCTCCGGACCGCCGTGGATCACCGGGACCCGCAGGGTCCCGAACCCGGCCTCGTCCAGGCTCCGGACGGCGTCGAAGGGCAGTTCGCGGTTCAGCTCCCGGGCCAGGGACCCCGCCGCGATGTCCTCGAAGTGCGGCTGGAAGTGCCTCTTGAGGCCAGCGTAGTCCGTGGGCAGGCCGTCGCTGAGGTTCGCGCCGGGCCGGACGGCGGCGATGGTGCGGGGTGTCGCGGTCATTCGGTGGTCCTTTCGGTCTCACCGAAGGATTCCCGTGGCGAGGACCAGACCGTGCCGGGTCATTCGAAGCGGCATCGTTCAGGGAACCGCTTGAGCCGTGGGATCTCCATCGGTCCTGGCGGTAGCACCCGGCCGGGGAATCCCCACGGGTTGCTGCGGCGTCGACGAGCCAGGTCTCTCGGCCGCTCTGGATGGTTACCCACCCACATTAACGGACATCGGCACCCCTGTGCTGTGTCTGGCGTCACGTCGCTTCACACAAGACATCAGCCCTCATTGAGGAGCAACTCCGCTGGCGCGGGAAACGGCAGGTGGAACACCTCTGCCTGGGCTCCCACGGCGGAGGCGGCCTCGAACTCGTCGGCGACCACCACGATCCCGTGAGTGCCGGCCTGACTGATGCGCACGGGGCGCTCGGCCCCATCGGCCAACCGCAATCGGTGACGCTCCGCGAGGAAGCCGAGGCCCCGCGCGTCGAGGGCCTCCTCCGCGTCCAGCCACTCGACCGGTGCCTCGCCCACCGGGCGGCCGAGGATGTCCCGGGGACGGAACCCGACGCCGTCGGGCACGATCCACCCGACGGGCTCACCGTCCTCGCGACGGTGCTCGATCCAGTCCTCGGGAAGCGCCATGCAGCAGACGGTAGCACTGGGCACTCCTTCCACGACGGCGTGACGAACGCCTCGCGCACGGCGCAGGATCGGATGGAGCGTCCACAGGGGAATAACGGCAGACTAGGGGTGGTTCCCTGTCAAGGGCCCAGAGGCCCCGACGTTGTCGCATGAGGAGCCCACCGGCTCCTCATTGCTTTGTGAAGAGAGGAACGCCGTAGACCATGCCGGCTACCGAGAAACCCCAGACCACCCCCGCCGGCGCTGCACTGCCGACCGCGACTTCCAGCCTTCCCCCGGGAGCCAGCCGCGTCATCTCGCTGCTCGTCGTCGCGGCCTTCGTGGTGATCCTCAATGAGACCGTCATGTCTGTGGCGCTACCGAACCTGATGACCGAGTTCGCCATCGGCGCCTCCACGGCCCAGTGGATCACCACTGCGTTCATGCTGACCATGGCTGTGGTCATCCCCATCACCGGTTACCTGCTGACCCGCCTTCCCCTGCGCACCGTGTTCATCATCGCGATGTCCAGCTTCTTGGTCGGCACCTTGCTGGCCGCCGTCGCGCCGACCTTCTTCGCGCTGGTCCTGGGCCGCGTGGTCCAGGCGATCGGCACGGCCATCATGATGCCGCTGCTGATGACCACGGTGCTGAACGTGGTCCCCTCGAACCGCCGCGGCCGGACCATGGGCGTCATCTCCATCGTCATCGCCGTGGCCCCGGCCATCGGCCCCACCCTGGGCGGTGTCATCCTGGATGCACTCAACTGGCGCTGGATGTTCTGGATCATGCTCCCGATCGCCGCGATCGCCCTCGTCCTGGGTGCCACGATGATCAGCAATGTCACGGAGACCCGGCGCCTGCCGCTGGACGTGCTCTCCGTGGTGTTGGCCGCGCTCGGCTTCGCCGGGCTGGTCTTCGGCCTGAGCAGCATCGGTTCCGCCGCCGAGGGCAGCGCGCTGATCACCCCCTGGATCCCGCTCACTGTGGGCGCCCTCTCCCTGGCCGTGTTCGCCTGGCGCCAGCTTGGCCTGCGTGACCACGCGCTGCTAGACGTTCGGGCTTTCGGCACCTCCACGTTCACGATGGCCCTGGTGATGATGTGCATCGGCATGATGGGCATGTTCGGTACCCTCATCACGTTGCCGATCTACCTGCAGACGGTCTTGGGTCTCGATGCCATGCACACCGGGCTGACCCTGCTGCCCGGCGGCCTGCTCATGGGCGTGATGGGGCTCTTCGTCGGCCGGTTGTTCGACCGCGTCGGCGCCCGCCCGCTGGTGATCCCCGGGACCGCCATCGTCGCCACCGCCCTGTGGGGGATGACCACCCTGACCGCGGACAGCGGCCAGGGGACCGTCATCGCCTGGCACATGCTGCTCAACGCGGGCCTGTCCTTCATGTTCGCGCCACTGATGACGGCGGCACTCGGCTCCCTGCCCCGCCGCCTGTACTCGCACGGTTCGGCCATCCTGTCCACCCTGCAACAGGTGGCAGGTGCCGCCGGCACCGCCGTGTTCATCACCGTCATGACCACGACCACTCTCAGCAGCACCGCCGAGGGTGCAGACATGGTCGAGGCCACCATGTCCGGCATCCACAATGCCATGGTCTGGGGCGCGGTCATCTCGCTCGTGGCCTTCGCCGGGTCCTTCTTCGTGAAGTCCGTCCCGGCCGATGAGGAGCCTGACGCCGTCGCCCACTCCCCGGCGCCGGCACCGGCCCCGGAGAACACCCCCGTCCACTGACCCACCGGTCCGTTCATCCGCCGGTCGAAAACGCCCCGCTCTACCCCGAATCCGGGGCGGAGCGGGGCGTTTTCAGTCGACGTGGAGTGGGTGTTGGGTGCCACGACCCACCCGAAGTCGACTGAAAGCGGGGCGAAGGGCAGGACGGGGAGACGGGGGGACGGGTTACTGGCGGTCCAGGTCGTACTGGGCGGCCAGC comes from Citricoccus muralis and encodes:
- a CDS encoding siderophore-interacting protein; this translates as MSTSPSVRGGARPPRQPKPPVLLEVVATERISAHLVRLTLGGPGFADYQDKDATDKYIKLMFADPALGLTMPYDMENLRETLPPEKMPVRRTYTVRSVDHRAGTLTVDFVVHGDEGLAGPWAANARIGDPVTFGGPGGMYLPDPAADWHLLAGDESAVPAISSALEAMPSDAVGLAIIEATGPEDEVALTAPEGIEVTWLHRGGIFTPESTKLAHAVIEAPWREGDVQVFAHGEREMVKDLRRYLADVRGVDRRRMSLSAYWAYGRAEEAFQAEKSEPIGQIFPDA
- a CDS encoding LLM class flavin-dependent oxidoreductase, coding for MTRPLLLNAFDMMVPVHQSPGLWRHPESGVSGFDTLEYWTGLARTLERGGFASLFLADIPGVYDVYRDSTDATLRGGVQVPLLDPLVVVPAMAAVTERLGYGITASVTYEAPYLLARTFATLDHLTRGRIAWNVVTSYQDSAARNLGMDQQIPHDERYDRADEYLEVMYKLFEGSFEEGAVVADRERGVFVDPEKVHPVGHRGTFFSVPDQALTHPGPQGTPFLFQAGASKRGQDFALDHAEAIFLIGNTTSLVRQWVDGIRAGLAERGRTRDAIRIFTMATVVVADTDEEAQARLEGYREFVDIDGALALFGGWTGVDLDGSDPDAPLEYIKTEANQSALAAFTKLSPDRTWTVRDLAEFIAIGGRGPVIAGSPQTVVDELIRWQEATDVDGFNISAAVRPADLERFSDLVSPELRRRGLLPEEPAEGAGVGTLREVILGAGPRLADDHRGAAFRR
- a CDS encoding MFS transporter, producing MASTNILSGKKRVLASAFAGTTIEWYDFYLYGTAAALIFNVQFFPMATELGGIVASFATLAVGVIARPLGGIIAGHLGDRIGRKALLVASLVLMGVASTLIGLMPTFEVIGWWAVVGLVILRILQGLSAGAEWGGSALLSVEHAPARHRGFFGSFTQIGSSAGMLLATGAFFIMQNIMSAEQFAAFGWRIPFLLSALLVAVGLWIRLGVADAPEFLEHQASGNVAKAPLKELLVHHRRPLLVTIGLRLAQNAIYYLVTVYMLTYLRDVREDSSSGVTAVMVASAIGLFSTPFWGWLSDRIGRRIMSAAAYAAIGVFGWVLFAFLDAGPLAFLPLVVILGINVIHDAIYGPQAAWFAEQFPVHVRYSGVSLGYQVGTVLGGGLMPMIAALLFAAGGEAPWLIAGYLTVLSVISVAAALAAKDPASQQRGTELTDLHAVPVLGDPALSSEQLAAAGTTAGAATDPDRPAENTSERTTV
- a CDS encoding acyl-CoA dehydrogenase, whose translation is MTATPRTIAAVRPGANLSDGLPTDYAGLKRHFQPHFEDIAAGSLARELNRELPFDAVRSLDEAGFGTLRVPVIHGGPEVSLQDFFHLLIDLAEADSNVAHIYRSHYGFLEALRFQPRDIQDAWYPLVLAGATVGNASTEKGGNALGGLNTTLTPTSDGMELNGQKFYATASIFSDYTRVSAARADADGALLDGRQFAVVATDAEGVVLEDDWDGFGQKLTGTGTATFTKVTVPAHSVLDRVPGSAEAVHEAAFFQLVLLAVLAGIARASRRDAVATIASRKRTFNTGSGLPFREDPLIQEAAGRIAGKAFTAEATVLHAARALDAGIAAAEAAGADRPDFTGDVPAELYGSELAIEHATITVPELGIGAAQDLFLTVGASATSTKKALDRHWRNAQTVATHNPIAFRARSLGDYWINGTLPEGLNAIGDAKGGQG
- a CDS encoding DHA2 family efflux MFS transporter permease subunit — encoded protein: MPATEKPQTTPAGAALPTATSSLPPGASRVISLLVVAAFVVILNETVMSVALPNLMTEFAIGASTAQWITTAFMLTMAVVIPITGYLLTRLPLRTVFIIAMSSFLVGTLLAAVAPTFFALVLGRVVQAIGTAIMMPLLMTTVLNVVPSNRRGRTMGVISIVIAVAPAIGPTLGGVILDALNWRWMFWIMLPIAAIALVLGATMISNVTETRRLPLDVLSVVLAALGFAGLVFGLSSIGSAAEGSALITPWIPLTVGALSLAVFAWRQLGLRDHALLDVRAFGTSTFTMALVMMCIGMMGMFGTLITLPIYLQTVLGLDAMHTGLTLLPGGLLMGVMGLFVGRLFDRVGARPLVIPGTAIVATALWGMTTLTADSGQGTVIAWHMLLNAGLSFMFAPLMTAALGSLPRRLYSHGSAILSTLQQVAGAAGTAVFITVMTTTTLSSTAEGADMVEATMSGIHNAMVWGAVISLVAFAGSFFVKSVPADEEPDAVAHSPAPAPAPENTPVH